In Candidatus Flexicrinis affinis, the following are encoded in one genomic region:
- a CDS encoding toll/interleukin-1 receptor domain-containing protein, with the protein MAGQTGIFISHAHADQEIADVIRKKLRRFFANGVPIFLSPNTIAAGKNWLPEIEKALKCRVLLVLLTPNSLSRPWLWFEVGACWDAHRSDQTTILPVTVGLNAEDIPAPLDQIQTPDLTTKDGCKAFFSSLHDVFAPLGIVEDMRNNQFIKALQAKLKPSADMLPAPATDALMEALGHLLEQDALKHADLSVFGDANLLTAQQIRQLKRKSSG; encoded by the coding sequence ATGGCCGGACAGACCGGAATATTCATCAGCCACGCGCACGCCGATCAGGAGATCGCCGACGTGATCCGCAAGAAGCTGCGCCGGTTCTTCGCCAACGGCGTGCCGATCTTTCTGTCTCCCAACACCATCGCCGCGGGCAAGAACTGGCTGCCGGAGATCGAAAAGGCGCTCAAGTGCCGCGTGCTGTTGGTGTTGCTGACGCCCAATTCGTTGTCCCGGCCGTGGCTGTGGTTCGAGGTCGGCGCGTGCTGGGACGCCCACCGCAGCGACCAGACGACCATCTTGCCTGTCACCGTCGGGCTAAACGCCGAGGATATCCCCGCGCCGCTCGACCAGATTCAGACGCCCGACCTCACGACCAAAGACGGCTGCAAGGCGTTCTTCTCCAGCCTGCACGACGTGTTCGCGCCGCTGGGGATCGTCGAGGACATGCGCAACAACCAGTTCATCAAGGCGCTGCAAGCCAAGCTTAAGCCCTCGGCCGACATGCTGCCTGCGCCGGCAACCGACGCGCTGATGGAGGCGCTCGGGCATCTGCTCGAACAGGATGCGCTCAAGCACGCCGACCTGTCCGTGTTCGGCGACGCCAACCTACTCACCGCGCAGCAAATCCGCCAGCTCAAGCGCAAGTCGTCAGGTTAG
- a CDS encoding tetratricopeptide repeat protein, producing MPSIGQRLTARYDADLLYKDALAAYMKNNPKAAVEKLNEAIRLLPSNAEYWAARGLMYYELGTDDLAQADFERSLRSFQGEVLAHYGLGLVALRDNRADDALKHLDAAYRLDPQRGETLYAIALAHDKAGHALDAVEWMERAYDRFDATGDKHKADAQRHLTTFRRKAR from the coding sequence ATGCCCTCGATTGGTCAACGCCTGACGGCGCGTTACGACGCCGACCTGCTGTACAAAGACGCGCTTGCCGCGTATATGAAGAACAATCCGAAGGCCGCGGTCGAGAAGCTCAACGAGGCGATCCGTCTGCTGCCGTCGAACGCAGAGTATTGGGCGGCGCGCGGCCTGATGTACTACGAACTGGGTACCGACGACCTCGCGCAGGCCGATTTCGAGCGCTCGCTGCGGTCGTTTCAGGGTGAGGTCTTGGCACATTACGGCCTCGGACTGGTCGCCCTGCGTGACAACCGAGCGGACGATGCCCTCAAACACCTCGACGCGGCGTACCGGCTCGATCCCCAGCGGGGCGAGACGCTCTATGCGATAGCACTCGCGCACGACAAGGCCGGCCACGCGCTCGACGCCGTCGAATGGATGGAACGCGCGTATGATCGCTTCGACGCCACCGGCGACAAACACAAGGCCGACGCGCAGCGCCACCTCACGACCTTCCGCCGCAAAGCGCGGTGA
- a CDS encoding alpha/beta hydrolase gives MANWRSYTLARKEHTVVGELLITDDVHSPQRDNRRSVLVWLPPTYRLSERRYPVIYMHDGDNLFDAHGSYAGEWGVDETLTALAPGGIEAIVVGLPNMGEQRFLEYNPFGGAGEDYIRFIVDTVKPMIDDEFRTLRDAAHTCIAGSSMGGLISLFGYLRFPEVFRLCGAFSPVFWLEHDALVQMVLAETAEPGRVYLDVGGKEGDVIMRLAPEMFPTLDDAHNAYRDGVRQLRDGFKQNGYGKNLLYLEDPNAAHNEPAWAARLPSALRFLLG, from the coding sequence ATGGCAAACTGGCGTTCGTATACGCTTGCCCGCAAGGAACACACGGTCGTCGGAGAGCTGTTGATTACCGACGACGTCCACAGCCCGCAGCGCGACAACCGGCGCAGCGTGCTGGTGTGGCTTCCGCCGACGTATCGCCTGAGCGAGCGGCGCTATCCGGTGATCTACATGCACGACGGCGACAACCTGTTCGACGCGCATGGCAGCTACGCCGGCGAATGGGGCGTCGACGAGACGCTGACCGCACTTGCGCCGGGCGGAATCGAGGCGATCGTGGTCGGCCTGCCGAACATGGGCGAGCAGCGTTTCCTCGAATACAACCCGTTCGGCGGCGCGGGCGAAGACTATATCCGCTTCATCGTCGACACCGTTAAGCCGATGATCGACGATGAATTCCGCACCCTGCGCGATGCCGCCCATACGTGTATCGCGGGCTCGTCCATGGGCGGCTTGATCAGCCTATTCGGTTACCTGCGGTTTCCAGAGGTTTTCCGGCTGTGCGGCGCGTTCAGCCCGGTGTTCTGGCTTGAGCACGATGCGCTGGTTCAGATGGTGTTGGCCGAGACCGCCGAGCCCGGGCGCGTATATCTGGACGTGGGCGGCAAAGAGGGCGACGTCATCATGCGGCTTGCACCTGAGATGTTCCCCACGCTCGACGACGCCCACAACGCCTACCGGGATGGCGTGCGCCAGCTGCGCGACGGATTCAAACAGAACGGTTACGGCAAGAACCTGCTGTACCTCGAGGATCCGAACGCCGCGCACAACGAGCCGGCGTGGGCCGCGCGCTTGCCGTCTGCCTTGCGCTTTCTGCTGGGATAG
- a CDS encoding PQQ-dependent sugar dehydrogenase, whose amino-acid sequence MRRSIALLVLLTLTVALAGAQPAQTFTAGGVTYTVDRYIAANYPVKLAFAPDGRLFYTEKNTGNVRVVSADGVLQPEPVITLPVDGLAERGMLGIALDPNYDENGHIWVVHTNPGTQRDYPANRLVRFTEENGIGRDPEVMFSVPLVGSPLIHNGGHVAFDREGRLYLTVGDYENPANAQDLDVIPGKIHRFDVTDDGLVPAAGNPIEGSSVYAYGLRNAWDFDFDLEGTAIFATENGDQCDDEINLILRGFHYGHGANYRCGGTAAGVNMTYYVAPLLSFTPTEAPTGILVYDNDAAPDWIGKLFFCVWNDGYPSLRMVTLDDDRRAVEAVVEIPLGEARCRIDIAQGPDGGLYMSSVDSDGGAIWRLVPR is encoded by the coding sequence ATGCGCCGTTCCATCGCTCTCCTTGTCCTGCTCACGCTGACGGTTGCGCTCGCCGGCGCGCAGCCCGCGCAAACGTTCACCGCCGGCGGCGTGACCTATACCGTCGACCGGTACATCGCCGCCAACTATCCGGTCAAGCTGGCGTTCGCGCCGGATGGCCGGCTGTTCTACACCGAGAAGAACACGGGCAATGTGCGCGTCGTGAGCGCGGACGGCGTGCTCCAGCCCGAGCCGGTGATCACGCTGCCGGTCGATGGGCTGGCCGAGCGCGGCATGCTCGGCATCGCACTCGACCCGAACTACGACGAGAACGGACACATCTGGGTCGTCCACACCAACCCCGGCACCCAGCGCGACTATCCGGCCAATCGGCTCGTGCGTTTCACCGAGGAAAACGGCATCGGCCGCGACCCGGAGGTGATGTTCAGCGTGCCGCTGGTCGGCAGCCCGCTGATCCACAACGGCGGGCACGTCGCGTTCGACCGCGAGGGCCGGCTGTACCTGACCGTCGGCGACTACGAGAACCCGGCCAACGCGCAGGATCTCGACGTCATCCCCGGCAAGATTCACCGCTTCGACGTCACCGATGACGGCCTCGTGCCGGCGGCAGGCAACCCGATCGAGGGCAGCAGTGTGTACGCCTACGGCCTGCGCAACGCGTGGGACTTCGATTTCGACCTCGAAGGCACGGCCATCTTCGCCACCGAGAATGGCGACCAGTGCGACGATGAGATTAACCTGATCCTGCGCGGATTCCACTACGGCCACGGCGCGAATTACCGCTGTGGCGGCACGGCCGCGGGCGTCAACATGACCTACTACGTCGCGCCGCTTCTTAGCTTTACGCCGACCGAGGCGCCGACCGGAATCCTCGTGTATGACAATGACGCCGCGCCGGACTGGATCGGCAAGCTGTTCTTCTGCGTGTGGAACGACGGCTATCCGTCGCTGCGCATGGTCACGCTGGACGACGACCGGCGCGCCGTCGAGGCCGTGGTCGAGATCCCGCTCGGCGAGGCGCGCTGCCGAATCGACATCGCACAGGGGCCGGACGGCGGGCTGTACATGAGCAGCGTCGACTCCGACGGCGGGGCAATCTGGCGGCTTGTCCCGCGCTGA
- the acpS gene encoding holo-ACP synthase encodes MLRCGIDSIDIQRIEDGIARLGERFLDRFFTAAERAECLDKPHRLAARIAAKEAVGKAFGTGIGDVSWKEIEITSDPRGRPVLTLHGAAAKLAAEMGLTEWDVSLTHTDTTASAVVVALGH; translated from the coding sequence GTGCTGCGCTGCGGAATTGACTCGATCGACATTCAGCGGATAGAGGACGGCATCGCCCGATTGGGCGAGCGCTTCCTCGATCGGTTCTTCACCGCCGCCGAGCGCGCCGAGTGCCTCGATAAGCCGCACCGCCTTGCCGCGCGGATCGCCGCCAAAGAAGCGGTCGGCAAGGCGTTCGGCACCGGCATCGGCGACGTGAGCTGGAAAGAGATCGAGATCACCAGCGACCCGCGCGGACGGCCGGTCCTCACCCTGCACGGCGCGGCCGCCAAGCTTGCTGCCGAAATGGGCCTCACGGAGTGGGACGTCAGCCTGACCCACACCGACACCACTGCCTCCGCCGTGGTGGTCGCACTTGGTCATTGA
- a CDS encoding MFS transporter, producing MHKSPANRPARRDPYAALRYRNFRLLIAGRMPAQIGEMMVSVGVGWELYERTGDAFALGLVGLVQIIPVLLLSVFGGYAADRYDRRRIALISQLVLIVCSLVLAVLSITEGPLVLLYGVLMIIGAARAFNNPAEGALTPLTVPQEQYLNAVTWNSTVWQSSAILGPALGGLLIALANDAALVYLVNAAAGCVLVAALLMIDVKQKTFISANEPPLQAIRGGWQFLRRSPVILGAITLDMFAVLFGGAAFLLPVFAKDILMVDATGLGLLRTAPSVGALMMAVYLSRRAPFERSGHTLLWAVAGFGVATIVFGVSTSFVLSMAMLFLLGALDNISVVIRHTLVLTYTPDEMRGRVSAVNSVFIGASNELGGFESGVAAALLGPVGAVVTGGIGTILVVLGIARWIPALRNFGLLSGPAASPAEPAPEPEPAEQAA from the coding sequence ATGCACAAATCTCCTGCCAACCGCCCGGCGCGGCGTGACCCGTACGCGGCGCTGCGCTATCGCAACTTTCGCCTGCTGATCGCGGGGCGCATGCCGGCGCAGATCGGCGAGATGATGGTCAGCGTGGGCGTAGGCTGGGAGCTGTACGAACGCACCGGCGACGCCTTCGCGCTGGGGCTTGTCGGGCTGGTGCAGATCATCCCCGTGCTGCTGCTGTCAGTGTTCGGCGGGTACGCGGCCGACCGCTACGACCGCAGGCGAATCGCGCTCATTTCGCAGCTCGTGCTGATCGTGTGTTCGCTGGTGCTGGCGGTGTTGTCGATCACCGAAGGACCGTTGGTGCTGCTGTACGGCGTGCTGATGATCATCGGCGCGGCGCGTGCATTCAACAACCCGGCCGAGGGCGCGCTCACGCCGCTGACGGTGCCGCAGGAGCAGTATCTCAACGCGGTGACGTGGAACTCGACGGTGTGGCAGTCGTCGGCCATCCTCGGGCCGGCGCTGGGTGGCCTGCTGATCGCATTGGCGAACGACGCGGCGCTGGTGTACCTCGTCAACGCGGCGGCGGGCTGTGTGCTGGTGGCCGCCCTGCTGATGATCGACGTCAAGCAGAAGACCTTCATCTCGGCCAACGAACCGCCGCTGCAAGCCATCCGCGGCGGATGGCAGTTCCTGCGCCGATCGCCGGTGATCCTCGGCGCGATCACACTCGATATGTTCGCTGTGCTGTTCGGCGGGGCGGCGTTCCTGCTGCCTGTGTTTGCCAAGGACATCCTGATGGTCGACGCGACCGGCCTCGGCCTGCTGCGCACGGCCCCGTCCGTCGGCGCGCTGATGATGGCGGTGTACTTGAGCCGGCGCGCCCCGTTCGAGCGTTCCGGTCATACGCTGCTGTGGGCGGTGGCGGGCTTCGGCGTCGCGACGATCGTGTTCGGCGTGTCAACGTCGTTCGTGCTGTCGATGGCGATGCTGTTCCTGCTCGGCGCGCTTGACAACATCAGCGTGGTGATCCGCCACACGCTGGTGCTGACGTACACGCCGGACGAGATGCGCGGGCGCGTGTCGGCGGTCAACAGCGTGTTCATTGGCGCGTCGAACGAACTCGGCGGATTCGAATCCGGCGTCGCCGCGGCGCTGCTTGGGCCGGTCGGGGCGGTCGTGACCGGCGGCATCGGGACGATTCTGGTCGTGTTGGGTATCGCGCGGTGGATACCGGCGCTGCGGAACTTCGGGCTGCTCAGCGGGCCTGCTGCGTCACCGGCCGAGCCTGCGCCGGAACCCGAGCCGGCGGAGCAAGCGGCGTAA
- a CDS encoding aldo/keto reductase, with translation MEHRLLGGSGLKVPVLAFGTGTFGGRGNFFSAWGNTDVAEAKRLVDICIDHGVTLFDTADVYSRGASEEILGHALAGKRDKVLISTKATFRMDDTDPNNVGSSRFHLIKSVEGSLRRLQTDYIDIYTMHGFDAKTPVEEVLSTLESLVQSGKVRYLACSNFSGWHLMKSLSISERYGWSRYVGHQAYYSLICRDYEWELMPLALDQKVGTLVWSPLGGGRLSGKIRRGQAAGPNTRVGQIGGEGPAVPEERLYRVIDALDEIAAETGKTVAQVALNWCLQRPTVSTLVFGARNEEQLMSNLGAIDWNLTAEQVDKLDTASATPPAYPYWHQWGFKERNPRPVPGA, from the coding sequence ATGGAACACAGATTGCTTGGTGGATCGGGACTCAAGGTCCCCGTGCTGGCATTCGGCACCGGCACGTTTGGCGGACGCGGCAACTTCTTCAGCGCGTGGGGCAACACCGACGTCGCCGAGGCCAAGCGGCTGGTCGACATTTGCATCGACCACGGCGTGACCCTGTTCGATACCGCCGACGTGTACTCGCGCGGGGCGTCGGAAGAAATCCTCGGCCATGCGCTGGCCGGCAAGCGCGACAAGGTGCTGATCTCGACTAAGGCGACCTTCCGCATGGACGACACCGACCCCAACAACGTCGGATCGTCTCGCTTTCACCTGATTAAGTCGGTCGAGGGGAGCCTGCGCCGCCTGCAGACCGACTATATCGACATTTACACCATGCACGGCTTCGACGCTAAGACCCCGGTCGAGGAAGTGCTGTCGACGCTCGAGTCGTTGGTACAGAGCGGCAAGGTGCGCTATCTGGCGTGCTCGAACTTCTCAGGCTGGCACCTGATGAAGTCGCTCTCGATCAGCGAACGCTACGGATGGTCGCGCTATGTCGGGCATCAGGCGTACTACTCGCTGATCTGCCGCGACTACGAGTGGGAACTGATGCCGCTGGCGCTCGATCAGAAGGTCGGCACGCTGGTGTGGAGCCCGCTGGGCGGCGGGCGGCTGAGCGGAAAAATCCGGCGCGGCCAAGCGGCGGGACCGAACACGCGCGTCGGGCAGATCGGCGGCGAGGGGCCGGCCGTGCCGGAGGAGCGCCTGTACCGTGTCATCGACGCGCTCGACGAGATTGCCGCGGAAACCGGCAAGACGGTCGCGCAGGTCGCGCTCAACTGGTGCTTGCAGCGCCCGACGGTCAGCACGCTGGTGTTCGGCGCGCGCAACGAAGAGCAGTTGATGTCCAACCTCGGCGCAATCGACTGGAACCTGACGGCCGAGCAGGTCGACAAGCTGGACACCGCCAGCGCTACGCCGCCGGCATACCCGTACTGGCACCAGTGGGGCTTCAAAGAGCGCAATCCGCGCCCGGTGCCGGGGGCGTAG
- a CDS encoding GNAT family N-acetyltransferase encodes MTLTIRPAVREDAPVLTRLTMRVLRAHADAYPWRFKALHPDNPAVTAWYESMLDSPLNPIAIAFDGDMPVGYAACSLHMALDHPLVFGSTSLVIEQISVEQAYEGKGVGRRLLEWALDVAHERKAQRVQLVVHDFNTRAIAFYERHGFERLSHTMVKLL; translated from the coding sequence ATGACCCTCACCATCCGCCCGGCCGTGCGCGAGGACGCGCCGGTACTCACGCGGCTGACGATGCGTGTGCTCCGGGCGCACGCAGACGCCTATCCGTGGCGCTTCAAGGCGCTCCACCCCGACAACCCGGCGGTGACCGCGTGGTACGAGTCGATGCTCGACAGTCCGCTGAACCCGATCGCCATCGCCTTTGACGGCGACATGCCGGTCGGGTACGCGGCGTGTTCGCTGCACATGGCGCTCGACCATCCACTGGTGTTCGGTTCGACGTCGCTCGTCATCGAGCAGATTTCGGTCGAACAGGCGTACGAAGGTAAGGGTGTGGGCCGCCGCCTGCTCGAGTGGGCGCTGGATGTCGCGCACGAGCGCAAGGCGCAGCGCGTTCAGTTGGTGGTGCATGACTTCAACACGCGCGCGATCGCCTTCTACGAGCGCCACGGGTTTGAGCGTCTTTCGCATACGATGGTCAAGCTGTTGTGA
- a CDS encoding GNAT family N-acetyltransferase, with protein MSIVVRPARLEDAAVLARLNLRVHQLHVDALPARYKPIRPDQSEVIAWHAQHLMDENAYVAIAYDGDTPVGYILAFVQTIPDNPFVYSTPNFHIDQMSVEMEYEGQGVGRLLLEAALAVARERGAETISLGVAAFNERAIAFYERHGFEALSLRMARRV; from the coding sequence ATGTCCATTGTGGTTCGCCCTGCCCGACTCGAAGATGCCGCCGTGCTGGCACGCCTCAACTTGCGCGTGCATCAGCTTCACGTCGACGCGCTGCCGGCGCGCTATAAACCGATTCGGCCCGACCAGTCCGAGGTGATCGCGTGGCACGCGCAGCACTTGATGGACGAGAACGCTTATGTCGCCATCGCCTACGACGGCGACACGCCGGTGGGCTACATCCTCGCCTTTGTGCAGACGATTCCGGACAACCCGTTCGTGTACAGCACGCCGAATTTCCACATCGATCAGATGTCTGTCGAGATGGAATACGAGGGGCAAGGGGTGGGGCGTCTGCTGCTGGAGGCCGCGCTTGCTGTCGCCCGCGAGCGCGGGGCGGAGACGATCTCGCTGGGCGTCGCTGCCTTCAACGAACGCGCCATCGCTTTCTATGAGCGGCACGGGTTCGAGGCGCTGTCGCTGCGCATGGCGAGGCGGGTGTAG